The genomic DNA ACGCGGTCGCGGTGGTCGCGATCCAGGCGGATCTGTGCCACTGCGCCCGGGAAACAAAAATATTTGCAATATTGAAAACTACCCAAAGAGCAGAAGAATTATTATTCAATAAAATATAGAGTTTAAACCAGTCATGCGGCATCTTGCAGGCACGTCGCCGTTGGGCGACAGCTCAAGAAGCGGGAGAACATCATGAAGAACATCGTCCTGGCCTGCTCGATGGGCGCAGTGCTGGTCGCGGGTCCTGCCTTCGCCCAGGACGCGGGCGCGGCGATCGATCCGAGCCTCATCATCCGGACGAACGGCAGCGGCCTCGACCCGTGGTCCGCGTCCGAGGGCAACGACAAGGCGGGCGGCATGTGGGAAGGCGCGACCGGCTACAGCGCCGCGGTCCAGCGGCCCAGCGCGATCGAGACCGTCCCGGCCAATCGGCAGTGGAGCCGCCTCAACAGCCGCGAGCGTCGGCGCGGTCAGCCGTCCTACTGAGACCCCTCCGAGGCCATGCGCCCGGCCGATCCCGCGGGACGGGATCGGCCGGGCGCGACGGCGTCAGTGGGACGCGGCGGGCAGGAGATCGACGGACGGATCAGTCCCGACCGTGTGGGTCCAGCTGAGGGTCACGCGGCAGCCGGTCCCGTCGGAGGCGATGTCGAAGGCGGCGCTGTGCAGCCGCGCGATGGAGTCGACCAGGCTCAGGCCGATCCCGAAGCCGCTCTTGTCGGTCTTCAGCGCCCCGCGGCGGTACCGGGCGCGAACGGCACTCAGCTCCTCGGGCGGGATGCCGCAGCCCGTGTCCGTGACCTGGATTCCCAGCGGGTTCCGGATCAGCGCGACCGTCACCTCTCCTCCGGCCGGCGTGAACTTCAGGGCATTGTCGATCAGGTTGCTCACCGCCTCGAAGATCAGGCTGCGGTCGCCCTCGATCGCACAGGTGTCTTCCGGGCGGTCCCAGAGGAGTTCGATGCCGCGCTCGCTGGCGAGGGGTTCGTAATACTCCACCGCGTCCTCGAGCAGCCGACCGAGATCGACCTGCGTGAAGCCCGACCGGCGCAGACGGTCTTCCATTTCGGAGATGCGCAAGAGGGCCGAGAACCGGACGACGATGGTCTTGACCTCGGCGAGGACGTCCTCGTTGAAGGTGCGAAAGGCCTCCACGCTGTCGGCCTTGCGGAGCGAGCGCTCCAGCGTGCCGACCACCCGGGTCAGCGGCGTGCGCAGGTCGTGGGCGATGTTCTCGTTAACGCCCTTGATCTCCAGCATCAGCCGCTCGAGCTGATCCAGCATGTCGTTGACGACGCGGGTCAGGTGGGCGAGGTCGGCCGAGACGCCGCGGGTCGGCAGGCGCTCGCTCAGGTCGCCGCGCATGATGCGCTCGACCGCCTTGGTGATCGCATCGTTCTGCCGCAGTGAGCCGGCACCGAAGACCACGGCACCGATCAGGCCGATGACGATGGTGGCGGCCATCCCCCAGACGAAGGTCTCGACCAGCGCCTTCTCGAGAGCCTGAAGATCCTGGGCCGAGCGGCTGACCAGGACGTATTCGCCGCTCGGGAGCTCGGTGAGCTGGCTGAACAGCGTGCGGCTGCGGTGGTCCACCGGCTGCGACAGGATGAACGGCCTCCCGATCGGCGCCTGATCGGGAAAGTCGATCGGCGCGCCCGCCCGGCGCACGTGGTCTGGCCCGAACAGGACGAGCGGTCGGCCGCCTTCGGCGAAATCCTCGGAGGCGTCGATGCGCTCGCGCAGCGCCCGCGGCGACAGGCTCAGAAGGTGCTTCGACTCCCACCCGACCCACTCGAACGCGGCCTTGCGGCCGTAGCTGCGCGTGTCGACGTACAGGAAGCCCGACAGCGCGAGCGACGCGGTCCCGAAGGTCGCGAAGAACAGGCAGGCGACCCGGAAGCCGCTGGTGCGCCGGATCTCAAGAAGGCGCACGGAGAATGAAGCCGGTGTTGCGCACCGTGTGGATCCGCGGGTTCAGCCCGTCGGGATCCAACTTCTTACGGATCTTGCCGATATGGACGTCGATGACGCTGGACTGGTGGTTGAAGCTGTAGCCCCAGACGGATTCGAAGATCATCTTCCGGCTGACCAGCGTGCCGGCGTTCTGCATCAGAAATTCGATGATCGCGAACTCCTTGGGGAGGAGCTCGATCTCGCGCCCCGCGCAGTAGAGGACGCGCTCGATCAGGTCCAGGCGGAGATCGCCGACTACCAGCTCGTTCACCGCCTCGGCCGCCATCTTGCGCCGGGCGAGCGCGTCGACGCGCGCCGTCAGCTCGATGAACTCGAACGGCTTGGCGAGGTAGTCGTCGCCGCCGGCGCGCAGCCCGTCGACGCGCTCGTTGACGGCCGAAAGGGCGCTGAGGATCAGGACCGGCGTCGAGACTTTGGCGGCGCGCAGCTCGGTGAGCAGCGACAGGCCGTCGATCTCCGGGAGCATCCGATCGAGCACGATCACGTCAAAGTTACCGTCGAGGGCCTTGCGTAGTCCGATGCTGCCGCTCGGCGCTTCGTCTACCTGAAATCCGTATTCCGCGAGGGCCGACCCGATCTCGGCGGCGACCCGCCGGTCGTCCTCGACTACCAATACGTTGGCCATTCGTTTTTCCTTCTTATTTTGTATTCGCCGGCCCTGTCTAGTCTCCTGCGGCTCGGAGGGAGGAGTGCAATTATCCTCTTCGGTCCCGGAGTCAAATGGGGTCCGATCGCGGCCGGCGGTCTGCATCATCGGGGCGGCAAAGCTTACGGGAGAGCGGGGGATCTGGACCATGCGCCTCACTCCGCGCTCGCCTGCTCTGAGAGCTTGGCTGTCGGGATCTGCGAGGCGACGGAACTCCTGGGGTTGACGCGGCTGCCGTCCTGGAGGCCGGCGGGCGGGTTGAGGACCACGGTGTCGCCGCTCTCGAGGCCGCTGCGCAATTCGAGGCGCGTGCCGAGATCGCGCGCGATCGTGATCGGGCGCAGCCGGACGGTGCCGTCGGCCCCGACCACGGCGACCCGCGTCCCGTCCGCGTCGAAGATCAGCGCCTCGGACGGCACGATCACGCGCGGATGCGTGCGCGGCACCGCGAAGGTGACGGCGACGTAGAGACCGGGCCGGAGAACCCCGTCCGGGTTGGCGACGTCGACCTCGGTGTCGAGCGTCCGCACCGAGGATCGGAGAGCGACCGAGCTGCGCGACACCGAGCCGGAGAACGCGCGGTCCGGGATCTGCGCGACCTGAACGCGCGCCTTCACCCCGTCGCGGATGCCCACGGCGGCCGATTGCGGCACCTGCACCGCGACGCGCAGCACATCGGTGCTGTCGATCGTGAAGAGCGGCGTCCCGGAGCCGGCATCGCCGTGGACGAGGTCGCCGACATCGACTTTGCGGGCGGTCACGATGCCGTCGAACGGCGCGACGACGTTCTCGAATGTGGTCAGCGTCCGGAGCCGGTCGACGGTCGCCTGCTGGGCGGTGATGTTGGCCTCCGCGACCTTCACCTTCGCCTGCGCGGCGGCGAGTGACGCGGTGGCGGTCAGCATCCCGGCCCGGGTCTGGTCGGCATTCTGCTTCGAGGCCCAGCCTTGCCCGGCCAGGGTCGCGGTGCGGGCATCGGTGACGTTCGCGAGCGTCACGCTGGCCTCGGCCTGCTCCACGTCGGCCCGCGCGACCGCGAGCTGCGCCTCGAACTGGCCGAGTTGGGCCTCGGCCTGCCGGGCCTGCTGATCGAGGTCGGGCGCGGTGATCCGGACCAGGAGATCGCCCTTCTTCACCCGCGACCCGATGTCGACCCGGCGCTCGGCGATGTAGCCGGTGGCGCGGGCGAAGATGTCGGCATGGTCGAAGGCCTCGGTCTGGCCCGGCAGGGTCAGCATCATCGGCCCGTCATCCACCTGCGCCGGCCCGGTGCGGACGTTGGGCACGAAGTTCACGGCCTCCGACTGCGTCACCAGGGAAGCCTGATAGGTTTCCCAGTGGCGCCAGGCGCCGAGCCCGAGGGCGCTTCCGAGCGCCAGGAGCGCCACGAGGAACGGGCGCTTGCGCGGCGGCGGCGGCACGGCGTGGACCAGCACCTCGCCGGCCTGGTCCTGCCGCAGCGGGTCGATCTCGACCGCGTGCCGGTGCGCCCGCGCGGCGGCTTCGGCGCCGCTCCCGGGAGCGTCGTTGAAGTCGGTCATCAATAATCCTCGAGGGGCTTGATCGGGTTGCGGCGGAGCAGGGTGTAGAGAAGGGGGACGAACAGCAGGGTCGAGACGGTGCCCATCCCGATCCCGCCCATCACCGCGCGGGCGAGGGCGGCATTCTGCTCGGCGCCTTCGCCCGCCCCGATCGCCATCGGGATCAGGCCCAGGAACATGGCGGAGGCGGTCATGAGCACTGGCCGGAGGCGGGTGTGGCCGGCCATCAGGGCGGCCTCGCTGGCCGAGCAGCCGGTGGCTTCGCGATGCTCCTTGGCGAAGGTGACGAGCAGGATCGAGTTCGCGCTCGCCACGCCGACCGACATGATCGCGCCGAACAGGGCGGGGATCGAGAACGCCGTGCTGGTGATGAACAGGCTCATCACGATGCCGCAGAAGGCCAGCGGCAGGGCGGCGATGACCACGAAGGGATCGACCCAGGTCTGGTAGTTCAGGACGAGCAGCAGGTAGACCGCGACCAGCGCGATCCCGAGCCCGATCTCGATGCGCGAGAAGGCGCTCTCCATGCTCTCGATCTGGCCGCGCACGAGAATCTTGTCCGGAGCCGGGAGCCGGACCTGCTCCTCGGCGACGATCCGGTCGACGGCGTTGCGGACGCTGCCGAGATCGGCGTTCTGGACGTTGGCGAGGATGTCGTAGGTCGGCTGCTGATTGACGTGGTTGATCACCGTCTGCTCGGGACGCCGCTGCATCGTGGCGATGTTCGACAGCAGGATCGGGATGCCGGGCCTGTCATGCGCGGTCGCGTGCACGGAGACCGGCGTGTTCATCAGCTGCGTGATGTCGGCGTTGCGCCATTCCGGCGTCTGGACCCAGAGCTGATACGGCATGCCGGACTTGGGATCGGCCCAGAAGTTCGGGCTGACCTGGAAGGAGCCGGAGAGCGAGACGTTGAGGTTCTGCGCGATGGACTGTTCGCTCACGCCCATCTCCGAGGCGAGCCTGCGGTCGACGTTCACGTACATCTGCGGGGCGTCGACGATCTGATGCAGGTGGACGTCGACCGCACCCCGGACCGCCCCGATGCGGCGGACGAGGTCCTGCGCTAGCGCGAGGTCCTCGGCATCGTGACGCCCGGACACCTGCACGTCGATCTGCGCGACCGTCCCGAAATTCAGGATCTGCGTGATGATGTCGGACGGCTGGAAATAGAAGGTATCGTCCGGGAAGGCCTCGTGCAGGATCTGGCGCAGCCGCTTCTCGTAGTAGGAGATCGGTTTGTGCTCGCCCTTCAGGTTGATCAGCATCTGTCCGTCATTGTACGCGACGAAAGAGGCGTCCATGAAGGCGAAATTGTAGTTCGAGGCGGGTAGGCCGATATTGTCCAGGATGAGCCCGAGCTCGTCCTTCGGGACGACCTGTCGGACGACGTCCTCGACCTGCGCGAAGGTCTTCTCCGCCTGCTCGATTCGCTCACCCGGCCGCGTGCGGATGTGCAGGGTCATCTGGCTGGATTCGATCTGCGGGAAGTAGTCCTGCCCGACGAAGGGGAAGATCGCAGCTGTCACCGCGACGACGGCGAGCGCGCCGCACAGCGCGCGGGCGGGATGGCCGAGCACGGCGGAGAGGAGGCCGACATAGCCGGCGTGGAAGCGCGCGAAAGCGCGCTCGAACGCGTTGCGGAAGGCGAGGGGCCCGCGCAGCGGATACCGGAGGATCCAGGCGAGGGGCCGAGTCACGCCGCCGAGAATCCGGCCGAGGACGGAGCGGCGGGGCGACGCCCCTTCGGTCTCAGCGATCGGGCCGCCGTGGTGCCGTGCGTATTCCGGGGCGACGAGGACGTCGATGAGGATCGCCACGAGCGTCCGCGACAGCAGGTAGGAGGTCAGCATCGCGAAGACCACAGCCTCGGCCTGCGGGACGAAGAGGTAGCGGGGCGCGTCGGTGAGGAAGAAGACGGCCGAGAAGGCCGAGCAGATCGCGAGCGTGGAGATCAGGGCCGGCTTGGCGATGCCGGCGACGCCCTCCACCACCGAGCGCCGGAACGAGAAGCCTTCCTCGAACATCCGGAAGGTGTTCTCGATGGCCACCGTCGCGTCGTCCACCAGGATCCCGACGGCCAGGGCGAGGCCTCCCAGGGTCATCACGTTGATGGTCTGGCCCAGGGCGACGAGGATCGACAGGGAGGTCAGGATGCAGAGCGGGATCGAGACCAGCACCACGATGGTCGAGCGCCAGGAGCCAAGGAACAGCAGGATGGCGAGACCGGTGAGCCCCGCCGCGATCACCGCCTCGCGCACCACGTCGGAGATGGCGTCGGAGACGAAGACCGACTGATCGAACAGCGGCGTGATAGTCATCCCCTTCGGCGCGGCGGCGTGGATGTCCGGCAGGGCGGCCTTGACAGCGTTGACGACGTCCAGGGTCGAGGCCGCGCCGTTCTTGAGGACCTGCAGCAGGACGGAGTGGTGGCCGTCGGCGCGGACGACGTTGATCTGCGGGGGCGCGCCGTCCCGGACGTGGGCGACATCGCGCAGCAGGACCGGCTGGTTGTTCTCGACCTTGATCGGGATGCGGTCGAGCTGATCGATCAGCTGCGGGCTCGAATTCAGCCGCACCGTGTATTGCTGCGTCCCGATCTTCGCGAGACCCGAGGGAACCACGAGATTCTGCGTGAGGACCGCGTTCAGGACATCGAGCGGTGTCATGCCGATCGCGCGCAGCTTGGCGGGGTCGAGATCGACCATGACCTGACGCGGCGCCCCGCCGTAGGGCGACGGCAGCGTGGAGCCCGGCACCTCGGCGAGCCGCCGGCGGGTCCGGTACTGGGCGTAGTCGAAGACCTCGGTGAGCGGCAGCTTGGAGGACGATAGCGCCATCTGGATGACGGGAACCGAGGACGCGGAGAAGCGCATGATGACCGGGGGCTGCACGCCCGGCGGCATGCGCGAGCGGATCGCGTTCATCGCCGAGTCGACCTGGGTCATCGCCAAGTCGATGCTGACGGCAGAGTCGAAGTAGATCCGCTCGGTGACCGTGCCCTGGATTGACGTCGACTCGATCCGCCGGATGTTGTTCACGTTGCTCGACAGCGAGAACTCGCTGTAGTTCGTGATGCGCTGGACCATGTCGGTCGCGTCGAGACCGTTGTAGGTCCACACCACGACCACCACCGGGATGTCGACGGCGGGCAGCACATCCTTCGGCGCGACGGCGATCGAGCCGAGCCCCGTGAGGAACATGAGGACGGCGAGAACATAGAAGCTCTTGCGAAATTTCAGGGCGAACCGGACGAGTTCCATGAGATCAGTCGGATGTCCTGCCGTGGCCTGGCCTCGTTCCGCGCGGCATGTCCGCTGGACAACGAGCCGATCGAGCCTCGATTGCGAAGAGAAGCCCGGTCAATGGCTCGGCGCGACGCAGATATAGCCTTCGTAAAATCGCTGTTCGAATGAATTCGGCACGACAAACTGAAGGATTTTTAAGAAACTTAAAACGACACGGATTCTCTGAAGCGTGAGAATGATCCGCCTCCGGCCCATCCTGCGCAGCGGATCGACATCACCGGTTCTCGCACCGGGTATTGAAAAAAGATTTTGAAAAGAAATTCGATCTTTGCTGGCGTAAATATTATTTTCTTGCGACCCGAGGTCATCTTGTACGATCGTCCCGAAAACGGGACTGGCCGATCCGGCGAAAGCGGTCGGGGCAGGGGGCCGGTCATGCTGAATGCGCAGCGGAAAGCTGTCCCTGGAATGCCCACGTGACGGTGGGCTCTCCTGAATAGAGCGGCCGCCGATCTCGCGGCGGCGACGTCATTCCAGCCTGAGAAATCCGGCGACCGGCCTGCGCGCTGCCGATCACGCGCGCTCGGGGAGAAACGCGCCCATGGTCAGACGATGTTCACGGCTCCTCGTCTTGGCGCTGTCGCTTCCGCTTCAGATCGGCCCGGCGCTGTCCGAGAGCGAGATGCCGGCGGGCGGTGCGTTCATGAGCAGCTACACCGCGGATCCCTATTTCGATCCGCGATCGCGGTACGCGCAGGTCCACTCCGCCGGAGACATCCGCGGACAGCCGATGCTGGCTGAGCCGGGCGACGCTCAGCCGCCCTGCAAGCTGTTCGACACCGCCTGCGCGGACGCCTTCGAGCGCTCTCGCCCGCACGCGTATCGCTAGAGCCGTTCGTCGAGGGGCCGAGAGCGGGCGACGAGCCCGCGCCGAGCGCGCGACAGACCCCGCCGGACCGAAGGCGATCGGGTCAGAGAGTCGTGCAGCCCCTTGCCGTAGCGGGGCGCGAAACCGGCGCTCGGGTGCCGCCCGCGCGCGATCCGGCGCACCGGACGGTCCGCGCCCCGGCAATCGACGTGCGGGATGGGGTCCAGCCGAGCACGCCATCCCGGGCGCCGTGGTCGACATGGTCGCCGTTGCGGTGGCCGACGACACGCGCGGGGCCGGACATCGCGTCCCTACCGCGACCGGCCCGGTCGGAGCCGCTGCGGAAACCCCGCGACGGCGGCGCGCAACCTGGGAACCGACGCGCTGTCCCGCGCGACCACGCGGCGGCCGCCGAAAACTGTGAATCCTTGTACCAGGTTATATCTCGTCGCCACTGTGCACTCTATTTCATCGAACATTGCACGCTGATCGCGCGCTGGATGAGCGATGATTGAACAGGCCCCACGGATCGCGCGCGAATTCCATGTCGGTGTCGGCGGCGACCGCTGGGCGCTGATGCGCGACGGCCAGTCCGGGCAGCCCTACGTCTCCCATCGCCCCGGTGATGACGCGCCGGAGGTGCAGCTGGATCTCGGCTCGTTCCTCGTGCTGTTCACCGGGGAGGAGCGGGAGAAGCTGCTCGATCTGATCGCGTCGCTGCTTCCGGACGAGGCGCACGGTGATGCCGGCACCCGGTCCGGGGCGGTGCGGCCGCTACCCTTCGTCTCCCGGTGGCTTCCCAACCGGCAACCGAAAGCCCCAGGATGAGGCGGCCCGACGCGGGTTCTAAGCGCAATTGGCGTCAGTTTGTGAACGGCTTATTGAACTGTGGCGGTCTAGTCTTCGGCGCTTGAGCGCGGAGTACTTATGGATAACCAGCGCAACGCCCGGCGCGTATCCGTCAACTTGAACGGACGCATCTCGGTGGCCGGCCACCCCGCCATCCCCTGCGTGGTGCACGACATGTCGCGGTGGGGCGTCCGCCTCAGGCTCGTGGGGACCGATCGGGTTCCCTCCGCGTTCACGCTGACCATCGACGCCACCGACAAGGTCATCGGCTGCGAGACGGTCTGGAAGAATGCCGACGAGATCGGGGCTCTGACCGACCTGATGGAGTGACCGCCGGCCGGTGCCGACGGCTCCACTGGGGCGCGATCGATCAGCCGAGATCGAAGAAGCCGGGGCTCCGGGCGATCGGCGCCCGCCCGGCCAGTCCAGCGAGGTCGGGTCTCGGACGGGTCAGCTCCGGTCGGCCGGCGCAGTGGGCCTCGATGGCCGCCGCCGCCGCGAGCAGGTCGGCGTCGCCGCCGCGCCGGGCCACGACCTGTACGCCGAAGGGCAGGCCGGCCTCGTCGACACCGAGCGGCAGGCTGATCGCCGGGTGGCCTGCGAGGGTCACGCCGTAGGCCAGGGCCAGCCAGTGGAAGTACGAGCGGGTGGCGGCACCGTCGATCTCTGTCGGGTACAGCTCGGTCCAGGGGCGGGGCGAGAGCGTGATGGTCGGGCTGATCAGCAGGTCGTACCGACGGAAGAAGTCCACAAAAGTCCGGTAGATGGCGGTCTGGACGCTCGCCGCCCGGGCATAGTCGGCGAGCGTGTAGCCGAGGCCTTCCTCGACGTTCGTGCGGACATTCGGTCCGAGAAGGTGCGGCCGGGTGCGGTAATTGTCGAGGTGGAGCGCGAGGAACTGCGCGGCCCGGAGGATCGCGAAGGCCTCATCCGCCCCCGCGCAGTCCGGTGTCGCCGTCTCGGCGGTGGCGAAGAGCGGCGACAGGGAGGCGACCCGGTGACGGAACACGCGCCGGACGTGCTGCTCGGTCGGCGCGAAGCCGAAATCCTCCGTGAACGCGACGCGGAGGGCGCCGAGGTCGAGCGCGCGGTGCGGGTCGTAGCGATCCGCGCGCCCGCGCACCGGCTCGCCCGGCAGCGTGTAGGCGAGGGGATCGCGCGGATCATCGTTGGCCATCGCGCCGAGCATGAGGGCGGCATCGCCCACCGTCCGGGCCATCGGCCCGTTCACCGGAAGATTGGCCCAACCGAGCC from Methylobacterium radiotolerans JCM 2831 includes the following:
- a CDS encoding amidase → MTDLCDMSAVDLRRLIGRGDVSPVELMDSCLDRIARINPAVNAVVALDTERARAAARRAEAAVRVGEPLGPLHGIPVGIKDTEDTAGLRTTYGSPIHADNVPARDLGVVARLREAGAIVLAKTNTPEFAAGANTRNTVYGATGNAFDPTRSAAGSSGGSAVALACGMVPLASGSDTGGSLRNPAAYAGIVGMRPSSGLVPNERRGLGWANLPVNGPMARTVGDAALMLGAMANDDPRDPLAYTLPGEPVRGRADRYDPHRALDLGALRVAFTEDFGFAPTEQHVRRVFRHRVASLSPLFATAETATPDCAGADEAFAILRAAQFLALHLDNYRTRPHLLGPNVRTNVEEGLGYTLADYARAASVQTAIYRTFVDFFRRYDLLISPTITLSPRPWTELYPTEIDGAATRSYFHWLALAYGVTLAGHPAISLPLGVDEAGLPFGVQVVARRGGDADLLAAAAAIEAHCAGRPELTRPRPDLAGLAGRAPIARSPGFFDLG
- a CDS encoding response regulator transcription factor, producing the protein MANVLVVEDDRRVAAEIGSALAEYGFQVDEAPSGSIGLRKALDGNFDVIVLDRMLPEIDGLSLLTELRAAKVSTPVLILSALSAVNERVDGLRAGGDDYLAKPFEFIELTARVDALARRKMAAEAVNELVVGDLRLDLIERVLYCAGREIELLPKEFAIIEFLMQNAGTLVSRKMIFESVWGYSFNHQSSVIDVHIGKIRKKLDPDGLNPRIHTVRNTGFILRAPS
- a CDS encoding efflux RND transporter periplasmic adaptor subunit translates to MTDFNDAPGSGAEAAARAHRHAVEIDPLRQDQAGEVLVHAVPPPPRKRPFLVALLALGSALGLGAWRHWETYQASLVTQSEAVNFVPNVRTGPAQVDDGPMMLTLPGQTEAFDHADIFARATGYIAERRVDIGSRVKKGDLLVRITAPDLDQQARQAEAQLGQFEAQLAVARADVEQAEASVTLANVTDARTATLAGQGWASKQNADQTRAGMLTATASLAAAQAKVKVAEANITAQQATVDRLRTLTTFENVVAPFDGIVTARKVDVGDLVHGDAGSGTPLFTIDSTDVLRVAVQVPQSAAVGIRDGVKARVQVAQIPDRAFSGSVSRSSVALRSSVRTLDTEVDVANPDGVLRPGLYVAVTFAVPRTHPRVIVPSEALIFDADGTRVAVVGADGTVRLRPITIARDLGTRLELRSGLESGDTVVLNPPAGLQDGSRVNPRSSVASQIPTAKLSEQASAE
- a CDS encoding sensor histidine kinase, which produces MRLLEIRRTSGFRVACLFFATFGTASLALSGFLYVDTRSYGRKAAFEWVGWESKHLLSLSPRALRERIDASEDFAEGGRPLVLFGPDHVRRAGAPIDFPDQAPIGRPFILSQPVDHRSRTLFSQLTELPSGEYVLVSRSAQDLQALEKALVETFVWGMAATIVIGLIGAVVFGAGSLRQNDAITKAVERIMRGDLSERLPTRGVSADLAHLTRVVNDMLDQLERLMLEIKGVNENIAHDLRTPLTRVVGTLERSLRKADSVEAFRTFNEDVLAEVKTIVVRFSALLRISEMEDRLRRSGFTQVDLGRLLEDAVEYYEPLASERGIELLWDRPEDTCAIEGDRSLIFEAVSNLIDNALKFTPAGGEVTVALIRNPLGIQVTDTGCGIPPEELSAVRARYRRGALKTDKSGFGIGLSLVDSIARLHSAAFDIASDGTGCRVTLSWTHTVGTDPSVDLLPAASH
- a CDS encoding PilZ domain-containing protein → MDNQRNARRVSVNLNGRISVAGHPAIPCVVHDMSRWGVRLRLVGTDRVPSAFTLTIDATDKVIGCETVWKNADEIGALTDLME
- a CDS encoding efflux RND transporter permease subunit; protein product: MELVRFALKFRKSFYVLAVLMFLTGLGSIAVAPKDVLPAVDIPVVVVVWTYNGLDATDMVQRITNYSEFSLSSNVNNIRRIESTSIQGTVTERIYFDSAVSIDLAMTQVDSAMNAIRSRMPPGVQPPVIMRFSASSVPVIQMALSSSKLPLTEVFDYAQYRTRRRLAEVPGSTLPSPYGGAPRQVMVDLDPAKLRAIGMTPLDVLNAVLTQNLVVPSGLAKIGTQQYTVRLNSSPQLIDQLDRIPIKVENNQPVLLRDVAHVRDGAPPQINVVRADGHHSVLLQVLKNGAASTLDVVNAVKAALPDIHAAAPKGMTITPLFDQSVFVSDAISDVVREAVIAAGLTGLAILLFLGSWRSTIVVLVSIPLCILTSLSILVALGQTINVMTLGGLALAVGILVDDATVAIENTFRMFEEGFSFRRSVVEGVAGIAKPALISTLAICSAFSAVFFLTDAPRYLFVPQAEAVVFAMLTSYLLSRTLVAILIDVLVAPEYARHHGGPIAETEGASPRRSVLGRILGGVTRPLAWILRYPLRGPLAFRNAFERAFARFHAGYVGLLSAVLGHPARALCGALAVVAVTAAIFPFVGQDYFPQIESSQMTLHIRTRPGERIEQAEKTFAQVEDVVRQVVPKDELGLILDNIGLPASNYNFAFMDASFVAYNDGQMLINLKGEHKPISYYEKRLRQILHEAFPDDTFYFQPSDIITQILNFGTVAQIDVQVSGRHDAEDLALAQDLVRRIGAVRGAVDVHLHQIVDAPQMYVNVDRRLASEMGVSEQSIAQNLNVSLSGSFQVSPNFWADPKSGMPYQLWVQTPEWRNADITQLMNTPVSVHATAHDRPGIPILLSNIATMQRRPEQTVINHVNQQPTYDILANVQNADLGSVRNAVDRIVAEEQVRLPAPDKILVRGQIESMESAFSRIEIGLGIALVAVYLLLVLNYQTWVDPFVVIAALPLAFCGIVMSLFITSTAFSIPALFGAIMSVGVASANSILLVTFAKEHREATGCSASEAALMAGHTRLRPVLMTASAMFLGLIPMAIGAGEGAEQNAALARAVMGGIGMGTVSTLLFVPLLYTLLRRNPIKPLEDY